CTTTCATAGTTCGATGGCAGGCTCCATTCTCTCTGTGTGTTCATGACATTCACTCTATTAGGGCTTCTGGCATTCCGTCGATAATCCGGGCTCACGGATCTATCTCTCCTCTTGGTTCGCCCCTTGGAGTTGTGGGTGTTATCATTCTTTTTTGTTTCTATAAGCGACTTCTCAATCGCTTTGAATGATTCCGCATGCGCATGTACATCAGCTAACGACACACGGTCCTTCCCTTGCAGGTGCTTCCAGAAATCTGTTCCCACACGCAGACCAGCTATAAGAAGTATTTTTAGTGTTTCATCAGTTGCACCCCTCACCAAAGTAGACTCTGCATTGAACCTTTTAAAGTATGAGGTCAAGCTTTCCCCCTCTTTTTGTTTCATATTGGCCAGCGTGGTAACTGGCGGTGTATATTTCACCGCAGCTTCAAACTGAGTTAGAAACAaggttttcatctgttcccaAGATGTGATCACCCCTGGACCAAGTTTCTGAAACCATTGATGGGCGCCCTCTCTAAAAGTGGCCGCCAGGAGACGACATC
The sequence above is drawn from the Apium graveolens cultivar Ventura chromosome 2, ASM990537v1, whole genome shotgun sequence genome and encodes:
- the LOC141692941 gene encoding uncharacterized protein LOC141692941, giving the protein MDIYQVPDLARCRLLAATFREGAHQWFQKLGPGVITSWEQMKTLFLTQFEAAVKYTPPVTTLANMKQKEGESLTSYFKRFNAESTLVRGATDETLKILLIAGLRVGTDFWKHLQGKDRVSLADVHAHAESFKAIEKSLIETKKNDNTHNSKGRTKRRDRSVSPDYRRNARSPNRVNVMNTQREWSLPSNYERRVSNYTPLAASIDHIFEVNKDRKIFKKPDCLTSWQSRDKKKYCDYHESTGHDTHECHHLKDEIEEMMKAGYLGEWIDKVKLQKGNDDKGKDKRQPS